In Eupeodes corollae chromosome 3, idEupCoro1.1, whole genome shotgun sequence, a single genomic region encodes these proteins:
- the LOC129951415 gene encoding uncharacterized protein LOC129951415: protein MHSTLVVLLLSAAAISAAVSSDFKPSPRYHPTLGLHPYQPKHKIGITVKDITTTPEFNDVVQYLEYNLSPSDIEEMLQTLPEAFNAVESADDDEELAAEPRSMGSAIPWGKITDALRKMSKNNSKFTKVLNLVTDQKFRDLVKRAVNSHTLAEFVKGVAEHGFSWTEFLHLMLHALCSTATTIQHDKYSVGVCQVLQNI from the exons ATGCATTCCACACTTGTTGTATTGCTGCTTTCAGCAGCTGCAATTTCTGCTGCAGTTTCATCGGACTTTAAACCAAGCCCAAGATACCATCCAACATTGGGACTCCATCCTTACCAACCCAAACATAAAATTGGTATTACAGTCAAGGACATTACCACCACACCCGAATTCAACGATGTTGTCCAATACTTGGAATACAATTTGTCACCAAGTGACATCGAAGAAATGTTGCAAACCCTTCCAGAAGCATTCAACGCTGTAGAGTCCGCTGATGACGACGAAGAGCTTGCAGCCGAACCACGTTCAATGGGAAGTGCAATTCCATGGGGAAAAATTACTGACGCCCTCAGGAAAATGtccaaaaacaactcaaaattCACTAAGGTTTTGAATTTGGTTACCGATCAGAAATTCAGAGATCTCGTTAAAAGGGCTGTG AACTCACACACTTTGGCTGAATTTGTTAAGGGTGTTGCTGAACATGGTTTCAGTTGGACTGAATTCTTGCATTTGATGCTTCATGCTCTCTGCTCAACTGCAACAACAATTCAACATGACAAATACTCTGTTGGAGTTTGCCAAGTtctacaaaacatttaa
- the LOC129951388 gene encoding uncharacterized protein LOC129951388: protein MRAACLALLIAAVTIVSADVKLGLYSKLKPVPYSMEVVEDSPKFSKSEEFVNIVDYLNENASGNDLYDIIECVNDALDDFEPESRSFSSVAQEVFHEIPWSKINQYVMSKMSGNPKFAKAYAILNDPEFKNLLNTAVNSVALKNYVKSVEANGFTWSAFASFAFKAICDTAIVSHHDVYSEGVCKVLKSL from the exons atgcgcgCCGCTTGTCTTGCTTTGCTCATCGCAGCAGTAACCATTGTTTCTGCCGATGTCAAGTTGGGATTATATTCCAAACTCAAGCCAGTACCTTATTCAATGGAAGTTGTTGAAGATTCACCAAAATTCAGTAAAAGCGAGGAATTCGTCAATATTGTTGATTATTTGAATGAGAATGCTTCTGGCAATGATTTGTACGATATCATCGAGTGTGTCAATGATGCTCTTGATGATTTCGAGCCAGAGAGTCGTTCATTCAGCAGTGTGGCACAAGAAGTCTTCCATGAAATCCCATGGTCCAAAATTAACCAATACGTTATGTCAAAAATGTCTGGAAATCCTAAATTCGCTAAGGCCTACGCTATCTTGAATGATCCTGAATTCAAGAACTTGTTGAACACAGCTGTg aaCTCCGTTGCCCTAAAGAACTACGTTAAATCAGTTGAAGCTAATGGCTTCACCTGGTCAGCATTCGCTAGCTTTGCTTTTAAGGCCATTTGCGATACAGCTATTGTGTCACACCACGATGTCTACTCAGAGGGAGTTTGCAAAGTATTGAAGAGCTTGTAA